A DNA window from Anastrepha ludens isolate Willacy chromosome 6, idAnaLude1.1, whole genome shotgun sequence contains the following coding sequences:
- the LOC128867219 gene encoding trypsin-1-like, whose product MTYKFCLLAVLIIIPNAQLTTASDASPTDPTPSALRQDNFIEWITSIFRPTTTTSTPSSTPPTTPTRNCPSCACGTINTFHRIVGGMETEVNEYPWMAMLMRRGDFYCGGSLINDQYVLTAAHCVRGFNKRVVSVRLLSHNRTDGRVNTIDRQLDSIAVHDGYSGRNLDNDIALLRFTEPLELREPLRPVCLAEFGKTYEDEIAVVTGWGAVKEGGFIADRLQEVQVPVMSQETCRKSKYGATRITDNMLCAGFAEGGKDSCQGDSGGPLHVRHNDTKTYQLAGVVSWGEGCARPNAPGVYTRVSQYLDWIEERTRDACKCQPSMGAASGGGTVVGESSSTESAGTLSTETSMQSVADTTVTLGAGESSNVTEGSKL is encoded by the exons ATGACTTACAAATTTTGCTTGCTGGCTGTGCTCATCATTATTCCCAACGCGCAGTTGACGACCGCTTCAGATGCATCACCCACCGACCCAACACCAAGTGCTTTGCGGCAGGATAATTTCATCGAATGGATTACTTCAATATTCCGTCCAACCACCACAACGTCTACGCCCAGTTCAACACCACCGACCACACCAACACGCAATTGTCCATCCTGCGCCTgtggcaccataaacaccttCCACCGCATTGTTGGCGGTATGGAGACCGAGGTAAATGAGTACCCTTGGATGGCAATGCTGATGCGACGCGGCGACTTCTACTGCGGTGGCTCGCTGATCAATGATCAATATGTGCTAACGGCAGCGCATTGTGTGCGCGGTTTTAATAAACGCGTTGTGTCAGTGCGTCTACTTTCGCACAATCGTACCGATGGACGTGTGAATACAATCGATCGGCAGCTGGATTCGATTGCAGTGCACGATGGTTACAGTGGCAGGAATTTGGATAATGATATAGCCTTGTTGCGTTTTACGGAACCACTTGAACTGCGCGAGCCACTGAGACCCGTGTGTCTCGCCGAGTTCGGCAAAACCTATGAAGACGAGATTGCTGTGGTCACAGGCTGGGGTGCGGTGAAGGAAGGTGGCTTCATAGCGGATCGTTTGCAG GAGGTACAAGTGCCCGTCATGTCACAGGAGACCTGCCGCAAGAGCAAATATGGTGCCACTCGCATTACGGACAACATGCTCTGCGCTGGATTTGCTGAGGGTGGTAAAGACTCCTGTCAGGGGGATAGCGGTGGTCCGCTACATGTGCGCCATAATGACACGAAGACCTACCAGCTGGCTGGCGTTGTATCTTGGGGCGAGGGTTGCGCACGTCCTAATGCGCCCGGGGTCTACACGCGTGTATCGCAGTACCTGGATTGGATTGAGGAGCGCACGCGCGATGCTTGTAAATGTCAGCCGTCGATGGGAGCAGCGAGTGGCGGAGGGACTGTAGTAGGTGAAAGTAGCAGCACAGAAAGTGCAGGCACGCTTAGTACAGAGACTAGTATGCAAAGTGTGGCAGATACCACAGTTACTTTAGGAGCAGGGGAAAGCAGTAATGTTACAGAAGGGTCGAAATTGTAA